The Populus trichocarpa isolate Nisqually-1 chromosome 11, P.trichocarpa_v4.1, whole genome shotgun sequence genome has a segment encoding these proteins:
- the LOC18111235 gene encoding uncharacterized protein LOC18111235 translates to MAGDDEKPSRSRSRSRSRERTLVSCCSNKRTRRDIPSSSEQSRLSLNDLQPLLIEILHRLPSTQSAFLCKCVCKKCYWSKPSWNVLFTFSDEPMFKFRGFELSYLPERNGCVRVSAIVNDLMLCCVAKIEIGMLQYYICNPFTMQWIALPLLEADYMNDYKVGFVCEPYYFEDSQGESFINSKYRFRVVHFTRVESTQIVMKTYCSETKKWYRSVLEGSEFWWITDVVAHNGKLVWCNREHIFAYDPFNPELFTSINCSYMQTRLLPAMGKCFGVRQGFLCLMELVGVGIDRTFHIWKLKDYNNGEWSLEDHVSLNAMIPESSLVQEIVDGSENKLKPLGFHPSDGNIVYLHFQTYVISFNTRTKELKMAGKIPGVRDSFCHGKVFHVELPLWPTPIAKPIEILPCY, encoded by the exons ATGGCCGGTGATGATGAGAAGccaagcagaagcagaagcagaagcagaagcagagaGCGAACACTTGTGTCATGCTGCTCCAACAAAAGAACAAGGAGAGATATCCCATCTTCATCAGAACAGTCCCGTTTATCTCTTAATGATCTGCAACCTCTCTTGATTGAAATTCTTCATAGGCTACCCTCCACTCAATCTGCGTTTCTGTGCAAGTGTGTATGCAAAAAATG TTACTGGAGTAAACCCAGTTGGAATGTCCTGTTCACATTTTCGGATGAACCCATGTTCAAATTTCGTGGATTTGAGCTCAGCTATCTCCCTGAAAGAAATGGGTGTGTTAGGGTCTCAGCTATCGTCAATGACTTAATGTTATGCTGTGTAGCTAAGATTGAAATTGGAATGTTGCAATATTATATCTGCAATCCATTTACAATGCAATGGATTGCCCTCCCTTTGCTTGAAGCTGATTACATGAATGATTACAAGGTGGGATTTGTTTGTGAACCTTACTATTTTGAAGATAGTCAAGGAgaaagttttattaatagcaaaTATCGATTTAGGGTAGTTCATTTCACTAGAGTAGAATCTACGCAAATAGTTATGAAGACATATTGTTCAGAGACTAAAAAATGGTATAGGTCAGTTCTCGAAGGTTCCGAATTTTGGTGGATTACTGATGTTGTTGCACACAATGGGAAGTTGGTTTGGTGCAATCGTGAGCATATTTTTGCTTATGATCCCTTCAATCCAGAGCTATTCACTTCCATCAATTGCTCTTATATGCAAACCAGGTTGTTGCCCGCAATGGGAAAATGCTTTGGGGTGCGTCAGGGCTTTCTATGTTTGATGGAATTGGTAGGTGTGGGCATTGATCGGACTTTTCATATTTGGAAACTCAAGGATTATAATAACGGGGAATGGAGCTTGGAGGACCATGTTTCTCTCAATGCAATGATCCCTGAAAGTTCCTTGGTCCAGGAAATCGTTGATGGTAGCGAGAACAAGTTAAAACCGCTGGGTTTCCATCCAAGTGATGGGAATATTGTCTACTTGCACTTCCAAACTTATGTCATCTCATTCAACACGCGGACAAAAGAGTTGAAAATGGCTGGTAAGATTCCAGGTGTGAGAGATTCCTTTTGTCACGGAAAGGTCTTCCATGTTGAACTCCCATTGTGGCCTACGCCAATTGCGAAACCAATTGAAATCCTTCCATGCTATTGA